TGAAGTCGAACAGCGCCAGGCTGAAGCCGAAGCCGATGATCGGCCCCATCAGCGGGGAGAGCAGCATCGCGCCGATCACCACCGCCGGGGAAGACAGCAGCAGCCCCAGCATTGCGATGCCGGCCGCGAGCAACGTCATCAGCAGGTAACGGGGCGTCCAGCCGCCATCCTCCACGACCTGCGCGACGACCTCGACATGATCGACGCTGCCGACCACGCGCGCGCGCCACCAGCGCCACACGGCGTTGGCGCGGAAGGGTTTCGGCTGATTTTCGGGCATCGCTTTCCCCGCTTTTGCTTGCGCCGGGGGGTCTAGCCGATAGACCGGGCGCATCGCCAGCAGGGAGGTAAAATGGTCACGGTACTGCCACCGCGTCGCGTCAAGTCTGCGCTTCGCGCCTTTCTTCATAGCGGTGCGTCGGGTGGGCTGCTGCTGATGGCGGCGGCGGCGCTGGCGATGATCATCGCCAACAGTCCGTTCGCCGAGGATTATTTCCACCTGCTCCACCTGCCCACCGGCCCGGTGCTCAGCGACGAACTGGGGCCGATGACGGTGCATCTTTGGATCAACGATGCGCTGATGGCGATTTTCTTCCTGCTGGTGGGGCTGGAGATCAAGCGGGAGTTCGTCGACGGGGAATTGGCGAGCCCCGAGAAGCGCCGCCTGCCGGTGCTGGCAGCGGCGGCGGGCATGGCGCTGCCGGCGATCGTCTATCTGTTCGTCACCGGTGGCCATCCCGAGCTGCTGCGCGGCTGGGCGGTACCGGCGGCGACCGACATCGCCTTCGCGATCGGCGTGCTTGCCCTGCTCGGCAGCCGCGCGCCGGCTTCGCTCAAGCTGTTCCTCACGACGGTGGCGATCGTCGACGATATGGGCGCGGTCGCGATCATCGCGATCGCCTATACGAACAACATCGATGGCGCGGCCCTGTTCGCCGCCATCGCCGTGCTGGGGGGCATGTGGGGCATGGGAAAG
The window above is part of the Sphingomonas sanxanigenens DSM 19645 = NX02 genome. Proteins encoded here:
- the nhaA gene encoding Na+/H+ antiporter NhaA; this translates as MVTVLPPRRVKSALRAFLHSGASGGLLLMAAAALAMIIANSPFAEDYFHLLHLPTGPVLSDELGPMTVHLWINDALMAIFFLLVGLEIKREFVDGELASPEKRRLPVLAAAAGMALPAIVYLFVTGGHPELLRGWAVPAATDIAFAIGVLALLGSRAPASLKLFLTTVAIVDDMGAVAIIAIAYTNNIDGAALFAAIAVLGGMWGMGKLGVVRLWPYLIGFALLWFVVLVSGVHATIAGVLAAMTIPFRRTAGAPDAADSTLHRLEHALHAPVSYLIVPLFGFANAGVSLAGVGLAQILAPLPLGVAAGLFLGKQVGIFATVWLAAKTGFAPRPARTTWPQVYGVALLCGIGFTMSLFIGGLAFRDPAQIDAVKIGVLMGSIVAALAGFTVLRFAPRFICPE